From Aliarcobacter butzleri, the proteins below share one genomic window:
- the xseA gene encoding exodeoxyribonuclease VII large subunit gives MNSPISVSTLNLQIKSLLETTFIQVYVEGEISNLTYHNSGHIYFSIKDENSTLSCVMFKGNTKYLKFQLENGLKIVITGSLTVYAPRGNYQLLCNKIEPSGIGSLSLAFEQLKTKLEAKGYFERSRKKTLPRYPKKIAIVTSPTGAAIEDMKKVATHRWSLVEFILIPTLVQGEGASLDIANSIKYADKLNCDIMIVGRGGGSIEDLWAFNEEIVANAIYEAKTPIISAVGHEVDYLISDFVADIRAATPSNAIEIALPDINEHRIYLDSLENEITNRFKNILFNKEQELKNMKKLFEQNSIETKFNFIQTQINFIKSSLKINLNQKFLSYQNQIDLLKSNYLSNHPDKKEKNGFVQISKSNKVINLADLKIGDEIELQTPKYIASCTLNKLVKQ, from the coding sequence TTGAACTCACCAATTTCTGTATCAACTTTAAATCTTCAAATTAAATCTTTACTTGAAACTACATTTATTCAAGTTTATGTAGAAGGTGAGATTTCAAATCTTACTTATCATAACTCAGGACATATATATTTTTCAATAAAAGATGAAAATTCTACGCTTTCTTGTGTAATGTTTAAAGGGAATACAAAATATCTAAAATTTCAACTTGAAAATGGTCTAAAAATAGTAATTACAGGAAGTTTAACTGTTTATGCTCCAAGAGGAAATTATCAACTTTTATGTAATAAAATAGAACCTTCTGGAATAGGAAGTTTATCTTTAGCTTTTGAACAATTAAAAACTAAACTTGAAGCAAAAGGTTACTTTGAAAGAAGCAGAAAAAAAACTTTACCAAGATATCCTAAAAAAATAGCAATAGTAACTTCTCCAACAGGTGCTGCAATAGAAGATATGAAAAAAGTGGCAACTCATCGTTGGTCTTTAGTTGAATTTATATTAATCCCAACTTTAGTTCAAGGTGAGGGTGCAAGTTTAGACATAGCAAATTCTATAAAATATGCAGATAAATTAAACTGTGATATTATGATTGTTGGACGAGGTGGAGGAAGTATAGAAGACTTGTGGGCTTTTAATGAAGAGATTGTTGCAAATGCAATTTATGAAGCAAAAACTCCAATTATTTCAGCAGTTGGACATGAAGTTGATTATTTAATTTCAGATTTTGTTGCTGATATTCGAGCTGCAACTCCATCAAATGCAATTGAAATAGCACTTCCAGATATAAATGAACATAGAATTTATCTTGATTCTTTAGAAAATGAAATTACAAATAGATTTAAAAATATTTTATTCAATAAAGAGCAAGAGCTAAAAAATATGAAAAAATTATTTGAACAAAACTCTATTGAAACAAAATTCAATTTCATACAAACTCAAATTAATTTTATAAAGTCATCATTGAAAATAAATTTGAACCAAAAATTTTTAAGTTATCAAAATCAAATAGATTTACTAAAATCAAATTATTTATCAAATCATCCAGATAAAAAAGAGAAAAATGGTTTTGTACAAATTAGTAAAAGTAATAAAGTTATAAATTTAGCAGATTTAAAAATTGGAGATGAAATAGAGTTACAAACTCCAAAGTATATTGCAAGTTGTACTTTAAATAAATTAGTAAAACAATAG
- a CDS encoding chemotaxis protein CheW, translating into MENNRDKAVSSSKITEFMTFELGAMKYAIELPKIKEILTYPDNITTLPNTSKWVKGLINSRGEVVPILDIRIKFNTGPAVYDENTSIITVITEDKRMIGIVVDLVDDVQKLDTSMLAQVAEMGSAIPPKYLKGYVRLDNNQMLVIMDIERVVDKEELQD; encoded by the coding sequence ATGGAAAATAATCGTGATAAAGCTGTAAGTTCTTCAAAGATTACTGAGTTTATGACATTTGAGTTAGGGGCAATGAAGTATGCAATTGAGTTGCCAAAGATTAAAGAAATTTTAACTTATCCAGATAATATTACAACTTTACCAAATACTTCGAAATGGGTAAAGGGTTTAATTAATTCAAGAGGAGAAGTTGTTCCTATTTTAGATATTAGAATAAAGTTCAACACAGGACCTGCTGTTTATGATGAAAATACTTCTATTATTACAGTTATTACTGAAGATAAAAGAATGATAGGAATAGTTGTAGATTTAGTTGATGATGTTCAAAAACTTGATACTAGTATGTTAGCACAAGTTGCGGAAATGGGTTCAGCAATTCCACCTAAATATTTAAAAGGTTATGTTAGACTTGATAATAACCAAATGCTTGTAATTATGGATATCGAAAGAGTTGTTGATAAAGAAGAGTTACAAGACTGA
- a CDS encoding peptidylprolyl isomerase, with translation MKRILFILCCFTLFLNAANPVATFKTSKGDIEVELRPDLAPKAVENFVTHAKNGYYNGQIFHRVIKNFMIQGGDPTGTGAGGESIWKEDFADEFAKNAVFDKPGILAMANKGPNTNNSQFFITTVPTYWLNGYHTIFGYVINGFDVVKAIENVRTNGKYNGDKPLEDVKIISISIKE, from the coding sequence ATGAAAAGAATTTTATTTATTCTTTGTTGTTTTACACTATTTTTAAATGCTGCTAATCCAGTAGCTACATTTAAAACTTCAAAAGGTGATATTGAAGTTGAATTAAGACCAGACTTAGCTCCAAAAGCTGTTGAAAATTTTGTAACTCATGCAAAAAATGGATATTATAATGGTCAAATTTTTCATAGAGTTATTAAAAACTTTATGATTCAAGGTGGTGATCCAACAGGAACTGGAGCTGGTGGAGAATCTATTTGGAAAGAAGATTTTGCAGATGAATTTGCAAAAAATGCTGTTTTTGATAAACCTGGAATTTTAGCTATGGCAAATAAAGGTCCAAATACAAATAATAGTCAATTTTTCATAACAACTGTTCCAACTTATTGGTTAAATGGTTATCACACTATTTTTGGATATGTTATAAATGGATTTGATGTAGTAAAAGCAATAGAAAACGTAAGAACAAATGGAAAATATAATGGAGATAAACCTTTAGAAGATGTAAAAATTATCTCTATATCTATAAAAGAGTAA
- the panD gene encoding aspartate 1-decarboxylase, which yields MTFEMLYSKIHRATVSDANLNYVGSITIDEDLMKAANLRVGQKVDIVNINNGERFQTYIIKGKAGSKDMCLNGAAARKVEIGDKIIVIAYATFSEAELENYKPTVVLVDDKNNIELITHELEGGKYV from the coding sequence ATGACATTTGAAATGTTATACAGCAAAATTCATAGAGCAACTGTAAGTGACGCAAATCTGAATTATGTTGGTTCGATTACAATAGATGAAGATTTGATGAAAGCAGCTAATTTAAGAGTTGGTCAAAAAGTTGATATTGTAAATATTAATAATGGTGAAAGATTTCAAACTTATATTATAAAAGGGAAAGCAGGCTCTAAAGATATGTGCTTAAATGGAGCAGCGGCTAGAAAAGTAGAAATTGGCGATAAAATTATCGTTATTGCTTATGCAACTTTTAGTGAAGCAGAACTTGAAAACTATAAACCAACAGTTGTTTTAGTTGATGATAAAAATAATATTGAATTAATAACTCATGAATTAGAAGGAGGTAAATATGTTTGA
- a CDS encoding YbaB/EbfC family nucleoid-associated protein, whose amino-acid sequence MFDGLDLKNLNLGDMLNQFQDMAKNAQNENASRIFTSKAGGGMVEISINGNSEVVDLKIDDSLLEDKDSLQILLISCMNDVIKQSDENKKMMAMNLMGGLGSFGQK is encoded by the coding sequence ATGTTTGATGGACTTGATTTAAAAAATTTGAATTTAGGTGATATGTTAAACCAATTTCAAGATATGGCAAAAAATGCACAAAATGAAAATGCTTCAAGAATTTTTACTTCAAAAGCTGGTGGAGGAATGGTAGAAATATCAATCAATGGAAATTCAGAAGTTGTTGATTTAAAAATTGATGATTCTCTTTTAGAAGATAAAGACTCTTTACAAATTTTACTTATCTCTTGTATGAATGATGTAATTAAACAAAGCGATGAAAATAAAAAAATGATGGCTATGAACTTAATGGGTGGTTTAGGCTCATTTGGACAAAAGTGA
- a CDS encoding polyprenyl synthetase family protein, giving the protein MKDLLNSFEDYLLKNLPISKTFHPHFEDALADMLKAGGKRFRPMLLLSVVKSNKSLLVPNAMSVALGVEFLHTYSLIHDDLPAMDNSDLRRGFQTLHKKYDEVTAILVGDALNTEAFNLIANASLHNDIKVELIKCLAHNGGINGMIIGQAIDCHFEKQKIQLNQLEFLHIHKTARLIAASLKMGAIISEYDLQTQEKLYNFGIDLGLLFQIQDDIIDETCTEEEAGKTTQNDGFKNSFVNLLGLDGAKKSADDLALKCIDSLNTFEENLKKSLEELLLKYINRHK; this is encoded by the coding sequence ATGAAAGATTTATTAAATTCTTTTGAAGATTATTTACTAAAAAATCTTCCTATCTCAAAAACATTTCATCCTCACTTTGAAGATGCTTTAGCTGATATGTTAAAAGCAGGTGGAAAAAGATTTCGTCCGATGCTTTTATTATCTGTTGTAAAATCAAATAAATCTTTATTAGTTCCAAATGCAATGAGTGTAGCATTAGGAGTTGAATTTTTACATACGTATTCTTTGATTCATGATGATTTACCAGCGATGGATAACTCTGATTTAAGAAGAGGATTTCAAACTTTACATAAAAAATATGATGAAGTAACAGCTATTTTAGTTGGAGATGCTTTAAACACTGAAGCATTTAACCTAATAGCAAATGCTTCTTTACATAATGATATAAAAGTTGAACTTATCAAATGTTTGGCACATAATGGTGGAATAAATGGTATGATTATAGGTCAAGCAATAGATTGTCATTTTGAAAAACAAAAAATACAGTTAAATCAATTAGAGTTTTTACATATTCATAAAACGGCAAGACTAATTGCAGCTAGCCTTAAAATGGGTGCAATTATAAGTGAATATGATTTGCAAACACAAGAAAAACTTTATAATTTTGGAATAGATTTAGGACTGTTATTTCAAATTCAAGATGATATTATTGATGAAACTTGTACTGAAGAAGAAGCTGGTAAAACTACACAAAATGATGGATTTAAAAACTCTTTTGTAAATTTATTAGGACTTGATGGTGCAAAAAAAAGTGCTGATGATTTAGCTTTAAAATGTATAGATTCTCTTAATACTTTTGAAGAAAATTTAAAAAAATCTTTAGAAGAGTTACTTCTAAAATATATAAATAGACACAAATAA
- the groES gene encoding co-chaperone GroES, producing the protein MNFKPLGERVLVKRTEVENKTASGIYIPDNAKEKPQTAKVVAIGNKVEDVKVGDTIVFEQYRGTEFKLEGEEYLILNIENVIGVM; encoded by the coding sequence ATGAATTTTAAACCACTAGGTGAAAGAGTTCTTGTTAAAAGAACAGAAGTTGAGAACAAAACAGCAAGTGGAATCTATATTCCAGATAATGCAAAAGAGAAACCACAAACTGCAAAAGTTGTTGCAATTGGAAATAAAGTTGAAGATGTTAAAGTTGGTGATACAATTGTATTTGAACAATATAGAGGAACTGAATTCAAACTTGAGGGTGAAGAATATCTAATTTTAAATATTGAAAATGTTATAGGAGTTATGTAA
- the groL gene encoding chaperonin GroEL (60 kDa chaperone family; promotes refolding of misfolded polypeptides especially under stressful conditions; forms two stacked rings of heptamers to form a barrel-shaped 14mer; ends can be capped by GroES; misfolded proteins enter the barrel where they are refolded when GroES binds), whose product MAKEILFSDNARNRLYSGVEKLADAVKVTMGPRGRNVLLQKSFGAPTITKDGVSVAREIELKDTLENMGAQLVKEVASKTNDEAGDGTTTATVLAHSIFKEGLRNVTAGANPISLKRGMDKACEAILAELKKSSKVVANKTEIEQVATISANSDSAIGKMIAEAMDKVGKDGVITVEEAKGISDELDVVEGMQFDRGYLSPYFVTNPEKMIAEFNNPFILLYDKKISSLKEMLPILESVNQSGRPLVIIAEDVDGEALATLVVNRLRGSLHIAAVKAPGFGDRRKAMLEDIAVLTGGTVISEEMGMKLETAEFSCLGTASKIVIDKDNTTIVDGNGDNERVVARVNQIKAEISNTTSDYDREKLQERLAKLSGGVAVIKVGAATETEMKEKKDRVDDALSATRAAVEEGIVIGGGAALIKASKKVNLDLTGDERIGADIVLRAISAPLKQIAINAGFDAGVVANEVEKSSNENLGFNAATGEYVDMFEAGIVDPAKVERVAMQNAVSVASLLLTTEATVSDIKEDKPAMPSMPDMGGMGMPGMM is encoded by the coding sequence ATGGCAAAAGAGATTTTATTTAGTGATAATGCAAGAAATAGATTATATTCAGGTGTTGAAAAATTAGCTGATGCAGTTAAAGTTACAATGGGACCAAGAGGAAGAAATGTTTTATTACAAAAATCATTTGGTGCTCCTACAATTACAAAAGATGGTGTAAGTGTTGCTAGAGAAATTGAATTAAAAGATACTTTAGAAAATATGGGAGCTCAACTTGTAAAAGAAGTAGCTTCAAAAACAAATGACGAAGCAGGAGATGGAACAACAACTGCAACTGTTTTAGCACATTCTATTTTCAAAGAAGGGCTTAGAAATGTAACAGCAGGTGCAAATCCAATATCTTTAAAAAGAGGAATGGATAAAGCTTGCGAAGCTATTTTAGCTGAACTTAAAAAATCTTCAAAAGTTGTAGCAAATAAAACAGAGATTGAACAAGTTGCTACAATCTCAGCAAATTCAGATAGTGCTATTGGAAAAATGATAGCTGAAGCTATGGATAAAGTTGGAAAAGATGGTGTTATCACTGTTGAAGAAGCAAAAGGTATTTCTGATGAGTTAGATGTTGTTGAAGGTATGCAATTTGATAGAGGATATTTATCTCCATATTTTGTAACAAATCCTGAAAAAATGATTGCAGAGTTTAATAACCCATTCATTTTATTATATGACAAAAAAATCTCTTCATTAAAAGAGATGTTACCAATTTTAGAATCAGTAAATCAATCAGGAAGACCTTTAGTAATTATTGCAGAAGATGTAGATGGTGAAGCATTAGCAACACTGGTAGTAAATAGATTAAGAGGTTCATTACATATTGCTGCTGTTAAAGCTCCTGGATTTGGAGATAGAAGAAAAGCTATGTTAGAAGATATTGCAGTTTTAACTGGTGGAACTGTAATTTCAGAAGAGATGGGAATGAAACTTGAAACAGCTGAATTTAGTTGTTTAGGAACTGCTTCAAAAATCGTAATTGACAAAGACAATACAACAATCGTTGATGGAAATGGTGATAATGAAAGAGTTGTTGCAAGAGTAAATCAAATTAAAGCAGAAATATCAAATACAACAAGTGATTATGATAGAGAAAAATTACAAGAAAGATTAGCAAAACTTTCTGGTGGAGTTGCAGTTATTAAAGTTGGAGCTGCAACAGAGACTGAAATGAAAGAGAAAAAAGACAGAGTTGATGATGCTTTAAGTGCAACAAGAGCTGCTGTTGAAGAAGGTATTGTAATTGGTGGAGGAGCTGCTTTAATTAAAGCTTCTAAAAAAGTAAATCTTGATTTAACTGGTGATGAAAGAATTGGAGCAGATATTGTTTTAAGAGCTATTTCAGCACCATTAAAACAAATTGCAATTAATGCTGGATTTGATGCAGGAGTTGTTGCAAATGAAGTTGAAAAATCATCAAATGAAAATTTAGGATTTAATGCAGCAACAGGTGAATATGTAGATATGTTTGAAGCTGGAATTGTTGATCCTGCAAAAGTTGAAAGAGTTGCTATGCAAAATGCTGTTTCAGTAGCTTCACTTTTACTTACAACTGAAGCAACTGTAAGTGATATAAAAGAAGATAAACCAGCAATGCCTTCTATGCCAGACATGGGTGGAATGGGAATGCCAGGAATGATGTAA
- a CDS encoding sensor histidine kinase: MKINLSIKKKLLFYSFFIQTIILVIFSFSLYKALEISTIDKLEATLKVIVLDITDDILEKNKITDNILDEEKEYNFEPLYIRILDTKTHKEIIKTDNFPNNIDHNDDYLDKLKENVITFEEQYSYFVSRIKIDFHGEQSIIIEAVTTKDILTSTLENLLYILGFILPIILIFAVIGGNFVIYKSFLPIENILVELKQINANDLSARLKTTKSKDEINQLINEINSLLSRLENSFERMSQFSSDASHELKTPLTIIKGEMEVTLRKDRTINEYKEALKTSLEEISGIEQTINDLLFLAKNEQELIVDKQEEFYLDELADEAINELKNFAKLHKIKISLIIEDSLEMKGFASLLKIAIKNILKNAIQFSYENKEVIVKIFKENDLLNISIEDFGIGIPTNEQEKIYEKFYRTDKSRNKNSGGTGLGMSIMKKIVDIHKGKISLISQENIGTKITLSFSIK; the protein is encoded by the coding sequence GTGAAGATTAATCTATCAATCAAAAAGAAACTTCTATTTTATAGTTTTTTTATTCAAACTATTATTTTAGTAATTTTTTCTTTTTCTTTATATAAAGCATTGGAAATTTCAACTATTGACAAACTTGAAGCAACGCTAAAAGTAATAGTTCTTGATATTACTGATGATATTTTAGAAAAAAATAAAATCACAGATAATATTTTAGATGAAGAAAAAGAGTACAATTTTGAACCTCTTTATATTAGAATTTTAGATACTAAAACTCACAAAGAAATAATCAAAACAGATAATTTCCCAAATAACATTGATCATAACGATGATTATTTAGATAAATTAAAAGAGAATGTAATAACTTTTGAAGAACAATACAGCTATTTTGTAAGTAGAATAAAAATAGATTTTCATGGTGAACAAAGTATCATTATTGAAGCAGTTACAACAAAAGATATTTTAACTTCAACTTTGGAAAATCTTCTTTATATTTTAGGATTTATTCTCCCAATAATTCTTATCTTTGCTGTTATTGGTGGAAATTTTGTAATTTATAAATCGTTTTTACCAATTGAAAATATCTTAGTTGAATTAAAACAGATAAATGCAAATGATTTATCAGCAAGATTAAAAACAACAAAATCAAAAGATGAAATAAACCAACTAATAAATGAAATTAATTCTTTATTATCAAGACTTGAAAACTCTTTTGAAAGAATGTCACAATTTAGTTCAGATGCTTCTCACGAACTAAAAACTCCTCTTACAATTATAAAAGGTGAAATGGAAGTAACCTTAAGAAAAGATAGAACGATAAACGAATATAAAGAAGCTTTAAAAACATCTTTAGAAGAGATATCAGGGATTGAACAAACAATAAATGATTTACTATTTTTAGCTAAAAATGAACAAGAGTTAATTGTAGATAAACAAGAAGAGTTTTATTTAGATGAACTTGCAGATGAAGCAATAAATGAACTTAAAAATTTTGCAAAACTTCATAAAATAAAAATATCTTTGATAATAGAAGATAGCTTAGAGATGAAAGGATTTGCAAGTTTATTAAAAATTGCAATAAAAAATATTTTGAAAAATGCTATTCAATTTAGTTATGAAAATAAAGAAGTTATAGTAAAAATATTTAAAGAAAATGATTTATTAAATATCTCTATTGAAGATTTTGGGATTGGAATTCCTACAAATGAACAAGAAAAAATTTATGAAAAGTTTTATAGAACAGATAAAAGTAGAAATAAAAATAGTGGAGGAACTGGTCTTGGAATGTCGATTATGAAGAAAATTGTAGATATTCACAAAGGAAAAATTTCTTTAATAAGCCAAGAAAATATTGGAACAAAAATAACTCTCTCTTTTTCTATTAAATAA
- a CDS encoding response regulator has product MISMKILIIEDDLKIINFLKKGLEEECYIVDFSTNGDEGLYLASINTYDLILLDIMLPVKNGIEVCKSLRSSNIQTPIIMLTAKDSIEDKIKGLDIGANDYLAKPFSFAELLARIRVQLRITTTTQTKLSIADLELDLLNKTASRSNQNIVLTAKEFSLLEYLIKNKNRVLSETTINEALSSFEDSNISNIVNVYIYRLRNKIDKNFENKLIKTVRGIGFKISED; this is encoded by the coding sequence ATGATTTCTATGAAGATACTAATAATTGAAGATGATTTAAAAATCATAAACTTTTTAAAAAAAGGTTTAGAAGAAGAGTGTTATATAGTTGACTTCTCAACAAATGGTGATGAAGGATTATACTTAGCTAGTATTAACACTTATGATCTAATCTTACTTGATATCATGCTTCCAGTTAAAAATGGAATTGAAGTATGTAAAAGTTTAAGAAGCTCAAATATTCAAACTCCTATTATTATGCTAACAGCTAAAGATTCTATTGAAGATAAAATCAAAGGTTTAGATATTGGAGCAAATGATTATTTAGCAAAACCTTTTTCTTTTGCAGAATTACTTGCCAGAATTAGAGTTCAATTAAGAATCACAACTACTACTCAAACAAAACTATCTATTGCAGATTTAGAGCTTGATTTACTCAATAAAACAGCTTCAAGATCAAATCAAAATATAGTTTTAACAGCCAAAGAGTTTTCACTTTTAGAGTATCTAATAAAAAATAAAAATAGAGTTTTAAGTGAAACAACAATAAATGAAGCACTTTCATCATTTGAAGATTCAAATATCAGTAATATTGTAAATGTTTATATTTATAGATTAAGAAATAAAATCGATAAAAATTTTGAAAATAAACTAATAAAAACAGTAAGAGGAATAGGATTTAAAATCAGTGAAGATTAA
- a CDS encoding metallophosphoesterase → MNLTKHFQIINIEVEDKKLDDLKILHLSDLHINKKTSIEKILELVNFCNNLEFDFCIITGDIIDTKVKFIKKQLEILNLLKKEVFYISGNHDLFYGLEDLKKELTNFIFMDNETLKINYKNEIIHLAGLPDRFSKFFKIKREEKVVEDFLQNSPSIFISHQPKDYKIALNSNSNLFLCGHTHGGQIYPFHYLVKLVQPFLAGLFYKNKTAIYVNKGLGTWGVDFRFKADAEVTILKLITKSVK, encoded by the coding sequence ATGAATTTAACTAAACATTTTCAAATCATAAATATAGAAGTAGAAGATAAAAAATTAGATGATTTAAAGATTCTTCATTTAAGTGATTTACACATAAATAAAAAAACTTCAATAGAAAAGATTTTAGAACTCGTAAATTTTTGTAATAATTTAGAGTTTGACTTTTGCATTATCACTGGAGATATAATCGATACAAAAGTAAAATTTATAAAAAAACAACTTGAAATTTTAAACTTATTGAAAAAAGAGGTTTTTTATATAAGTGGAAATCACGATTTATTTTATGGCTTAGAAGATTTAAAAAAAGAGTTAACAAATTTTATTTTTATGGATAATGAAACTTTAAAAATTAATTATAAAAATGAAATTATTCATCTAGCAGGACTTCCAGATAGATTTTCAAAATTCTTTAAAATAAAAAGAGAAGAAAAAGTAGTAGAAGATTTTTTACAAAACTCTCCATCAATATTTATTTCTCATCAACCAAAAGATTATAAAATTGCGTTAAATTCAAACTCAAATCTATTTTTGTGTGGTCATACACATGGTGGTCAAATCTATCCTTTTCACTATTTAGTAAAATTAGTTCAACCCTTTTTGGCTGGACTTTTTTATAAAAATAAAACAGCAATTTATGTAAATAAAGGCTTGGGAACTTGGGGAGTTGATTTTAGATTTAAAGCAGATGCAGAAGTTACAATATTAAAATTAATAACAAAAAGTGTAAAATGA
- a CDS encoding YceI family protein, with protein MFKKIVLLIVLSFSLYANNLSVVTGEIKGHTEVFGDSEINPTTKEVKANLIVENSLESIKGQIFFDTLSLVSEKKDRDAHMYELLNEPKFKTISIDIKNIVKNGINYDINGVLVLNGVSKDITVKSNITEQNNQILFDGGFSFNLTDFNLEPPTMFFLTVRNQIDVTYKIQFKR; from the coding sequence ATGTTTAAAAAAATAGTTCTTTTAATAGTTTTAAGTTTTAGTTTGTATGCAAACAACTTATCAGTAGTAACAGGTGAAATAAAGGGTCATACAGAAGTTTTTGGCGATAGCGAAATCAACCCAACAACAAAAGAGGTAAAAGCTAATTTAATAGTTGAAAATAGTTTAGAATCAATAAAAGGTCAAATATTTTTCGATACATTAAGTTTAGTTAGCGAAAAAAAAGATAGAGATGCTCATATGTACGAATTACTAAATGAACCAAAATTTAAAACTATCTCTATTGATATAAAAAATATTGTAAAAAATGGTATAAATTACGATATTAATGGAGTTCTTGTTTTAAATGGTGTTTCAAAAGATATTACAGTAAAAAGCAATATAACTGAGCAGAATAATCAAATTTTATTTGATGGAGGATTTTCATTTAACCTAACTGATTTTAATTTAGAACCACCAACAATGTTCTTTTTAACAGTTAGAAATCAAATTGATGTTACTTATAAAATTCAATTTAAAAGATAA
- a CDS encoding ABC transporter ATP-binding protein produces MIKAVHLTHYYNKDLALENINLQINKGEFICLVGESGSGKSTLLSLLSTLLKQTSGQLFFEGKNYKDIEDIDSFRRTNIGFIFQFHYLINYLTVKENIKLAKEKATHEEIYNLLKILKIENLIDKYPNEISGGQKQRVAIARALINRPKVIIADEPTGNLDSKNSLNVFEIFKKLSESGTTIIVATHDKDLAKFANKIYEVKDGKIS; encoded by the coding sequence ATGATAAAAGCAGTTCATTTAACACACTATTACAATAAAGATTTAGCTTTAGAAAATATAAATTTACAAATAAACAAAGGAGAATTTATATGTTTAGTAGGTGAAAGTGGAAGTGGAAAATCTACACTTTTATCACTTTTATCTACTCTTTTAAAACAAACAAGTGGTCAACTTTTTTTTGAAGGAAAGAATTATAAAGATATAGAAGATATCGATAGTTTTAGAAGAACAAATATCGGTTTTATCTTTCAATTTCATTATTTAATAAACTATTTAACAGTTAAAGAAAATATAAAACTCGCAAAAGAAAAAGCAACACATGAGGAAATTTATAATCTATTAAAAATTTTGAAAATAGAAAATCTAATAGATAAATATCCAAACGAAATTTCAGGAGGTCAAAAACAAAGAGTTGCAATAGCAAGAGCTTTGATAAACAGACCAAAAGTAATAATCGCAGATGAGCCAACAGGAAATTTAGATTCAAAAAACTCTTTAAACGTTTTTGAAATTTTTAAAAAATTAAGTGAAAGTGGAACAACAATAATAGTTGCTACACACGATAAAGATTTAGCAAAGTTTGCAAATAAAATTTATGAGGTAAAAGATGGAAAAATCAGTTAA